Sequence from the Cryptococcus neoformans var. neoformans JEC21 chromosome 1, complete sequence genome:
ACAAAACAATAGCATAACGACATGTACAACCTTTGCCATCTTGTCATtctatcctcttctttttgtgTGCCCAACTGTAACTTCAGCCCCTTTTTTGACGTCGGCTTCTAATGTATACTGTTCGCTACATAACTCTTTAAGGAATAGAAGAGTGTTCCCCGGGAGGAGTCTTGGTCTCCTGACCTTCCTGACCTTGAAGTTCGGTGACACCGTGCTTCTTGGAAGTGTGGTCATGAGTTTCGCGCTTGACGAGCATCCTTGTCCAAGCACTATTTCACAAACACAATAACGACTACTCATCAGCCACTACTATTCTTTGTTTCCTCTATTCTCTTGAGAACATATACTTACCGCTCGTACTGGACAGCAGGCGCAACAGCCACACCAAGTTCTACAGCAGCATCAAGCGGCCAATCCAAATTCCTCAACAACTGTCTACCAATTAAGATGACATCCGCCTTTCCTTGCTCCAAAATATCATTGGCCTGCTCAGCGTCGGTGATGATACCCACACTACCGATCAAGAGGTCGGGGTACGTCTTCTTGAGATGCGCGGCAAATGGGAGTTCTgttttttttaaaaaagATCGAAAATGATTTAGCTGCTGACGGCTGGTCGGGAGACACATGAGGGACAACCTACGGTAAGAAGGACCGGGGGCGATCTTTTGACGGAGGTCGTTACCACCAGAAGAAACGTCCACAAGGTCAACACCAAGCTCAGCAAGCTTTCCAACAAAAGCGGTAGTTTGCTCGATACCCCTGATCATCATTTCTCTTGTCAGCCTTATCATTGATTCATAATTCTTAAAGAGGTGAGAAGAGACTGGGAGAGGACATACCACCAGACCCATTCGCCATTAGCGTTCTTCTCTTTACCGAGAGACTCCTCGAGCCAGTCGGTAGCACTAAGCCTGTAGAATAGGGGCTTATCCCATTTCTGACGGACAATTTCGGCAATCTCCAAGGGCAGTCGGAGACGGTTCTCAAGAGAGCCACCGTACTTGTCCGTTCGCTTGTTGGAGATGGGGTCGACAAACTCGTGAAGGAAGTAGCCTGGATAATAAAGTTAGTACATTAGAGCGGAGAAGGTATATGGGACGAGTAGAAAAAAGTGGCACATACCGTGCGCACCGTGAATCTCGATAAAGTCGAAACCAATCTTGCTGCACCTTTCGACAGTGTCGGCGTAGGCCTTTTTCAAGCTTTCGAGATACTCGATGCTAGCCTCAATAGGGTCCGGGTAATCGCCTTCAAGGAAAGAGATCTCCGAAGGGGCAACGACTGTGCGCAAGTTAGCCCAGGCAGCTTCAACCATAAAAAAAAGACTAGATACATACCCTTGCTAGGCCAACCACCGTTCTCTTCCGGGACTACAGAGCCCTTGGAATGTCCCTTCTCGTTCGCCTCCCTTTCATTCCAAGGCGCAGGGGTTGAAGCCTTTCGACCAGCATGAGCAATTTGGATCCCAATAATACCCTTGTTGGCGTGGATGTACTTGACGATACGTTGAAGCTCGGCAATTTGAGAGTCATCCCAGAGACCCTACATCGACGTAAAATGTCAGCATCGCGCAGtttgatttcttcttcagacGAGATGCCATTTTACCATGTCTTCAGGAGAGATCCGACCTTCGGGAACGACGGCAGTAGCCTCTACCATGATACTACCCCATCCTCGCAAAGCCATGCTACCGAGATGGACAAAGTGATGGTCGGTCGCACGCCCTTGATCGGAAGAGTCTACTCTCATACGTCGGTCAGTTCTCTCTAGACCGTACACTGACTGCCTGACAATACTTACACATGCACATGGGCGCGACAAAGGCTCGATTGTGGAAGGTGACGCCACGGATAGTGATGGGCTGGAAGAGCTTGGGAGGGTTCTTGTTCTGCTTGTACTCATTGTCATCGAGGAGAGAACCGATGGGCTGTGGTTGCTctgggaggaaggtgggGTAGCCCTGGACCTTTCTGGCGGGGTATGGGAAGACGTTGGACATGGCGAGTGTGAGTTCTCATGTAGATAAAGGTGAGCTGGTTTGTTGTTCTTATTTTTATATCTGCAGCCGTCCCGACGATGGCGGTATCGGCGGCTTCTTTGCTCAGTAAGCAAAGTGGAGGCGGCTCATGATGACATAAGTAATAAACTGGAGATGTGCCTGGGCAAAGTACTACAGCGACTTTTGCCACGGCAAAACTTTAGAACTGCCGCTTGGTTATATTACATGCTACAAGCCATTCGCAAACTACAACAGCACGTATCACATGTCACACTACTTGGTCCTCCCATCTTTATGCGCTACGGCATTCGAGGACAGAGTAATTCCTTCCCATACTTCCATGCTTCGTTAAGGTCACTCATCGTCGCCCTAGGCAAATCTTCGTGCCCAATACGTGTATCACGAGCGTCAAATAAGCGGTTCCCATTACTGATGAACCTCTGTTTGCGCTTCCTAGACAATTCCCTCCATTTCATATCACCGTTCctatcttcatcttccgccttgtccacctccacttccagAGCTTGGCACCACAAGGCCACAACCAGACCCTCTGCATCCGCCTCACATACTTCAACAAGCATCATGGCCACATCCCAAAAGGTTTCCAAAAGGTAAAAATCGGCAGTATGTATGAAAAGCCATACGGCGTCTAGCAGACCGAGGTTGTCGTGTACGATTTGCGTATAGTTGTTGGATCTGTCATTCCGAGGAAGGTTGGACTTAAAGTCCCGAAGAATGATAATGACACCCCGGAAAAAGGCCTTATACAAGTACTCGTCCAGCTCGACCTCGGCAGTTGGAGGAGGTAAACCGACAATCTCGAACAATCGGCAGCAGTGATCAAGGACACCCAATGACTCCCCGCATAGCATCTGCTCGTCGACAAACTTTGCAGAGATATTGACGAACGTCTCAGAAATGCGTGattttgtctttttgtcGAGAAGTGTTTCAAGGAACTGATTAGAGCCGAAAAGGCCCCATCAGCATTTACTCAGGCAAAGTCTGTCTGTAATGGAGCCTACTCACACCCAATGTCATTGTCAGTGATGTGCGAAATATGAGGTTTTTCATCGGGGGGGTTTTTACTTCACCATCAGTTTTGTTGTCAAGAGTCTTTGAATTTGGCGCATCGACCTTGTCATTTTCATTTtcctccacatcatccCACTCTGGTGCACTGGCTGCGACTGGCCTAGGCTGTAAAGGCGCTCCAGCATAATACTCAATATGCTCTTCTCTCTGGGAAGACCAACTCGATGCAGCCGGACTGTTTATAACATTCAAACTCCCCATAAATGGATCTATTGTCCCATGGGAGACAGAATTTGAagcttctcttcccataGGACCGGGTCGAACGATGGATCTCTGTGcgagaggagatgagggggCGGAACCTCCAGATTGGTCCGGATAAAGTCTCCGGTGTGGTGAGCTGGGCATTTGTGCACTGGGACTCTGGATGATAGCTATACTAGACTCGGCGTAAGGCGCAAATGGGGGATCAAGAGAATCAATAAAactgtcttcttcgtccgACAGATCCGAGCCGGGAGAATGAGGCCTATGATCAGCGGGATTGTAGTCTCTGGATGTACGGCGCTGAGGACTCGGAGTTGAAGGCCGTGAGGGCGAGTAAGAGGCCAGAGCgtcgaaagaagaggccaAAGGAAATTGTCTTTCCGGACCTTGACTTGTCGAAAATTCGACGTGAAGTGGTAAatcgtcctcatcgtcgtcgaAGTCGAGGTGCAGTGATTCAGCAACTAAAGTTGAGATGTGACGGACCGGAGAAATCTGAGAACCAAGTGGTGGGGGTGAGCGAGGCCGGTTACGAGGAGAGTGGGATCGGGGCGGGGTATGAGGCGAGGTACGGCTCGCGATCGGCAAAGAGCTAAATTGAACGGTAGGCGTGCGAGATCGGTCAGGTAGTGGTTCGTCCATGTTACTTTACGAGGTGAGTTGCAGAGTTCCTGACTGTAGCTGAGTGTCCGGGCCAAGTTGGCCTTTGGAGCATGGCTTAtgaaagaatgaagagaaagagctacttttgaggaagatggcatgtgtcaacaacaacaaaagCAAGTGCCAGATGATTCGCACCAGCAGAGAATCTAGTACTAGTGAACGTTGGATGACAGGAGATCCGTGCGTCAAAAAAACGGTCGCGTCGGTTTTATCGCCAACTCCGTCGTCCTTTTCTGGGATAGAAGTCAATCAGCACTTGAGTCCTTCATCCGCATATTCTagcaagatgaagggacTCTGTACCTTCGCAAGTCCATCTACCAATAACCCAGAGTCATTAGCACATGAAtgtgaaagaagatggtggttCGCAACGTAAGGAGCGAATGAGCTCAGTTCACCCCATTCGTATCTAGTGTTAATTATACGCGCATATGCATGATGACGCCAAAAAAGAACGTCGATTCGTTCTAATCAAAAAGCAGCTTTTTGGTACATAGAGTCTTGTTATTGGTACAGTAAATCTAGATAAACAAAAGCTAAAGATCACAACGTCTTGTATCCTGGCGACCATACGAATGGCAAGAAAGGAAATGTCCAATTTTATTCTCAATCCACAGCGCGCTATGACTCTCGGGCGATTAATCCTCTTCACTCGTttcactcttcttcgaccGCTTTTTGCCGCTCCCACTGCCACTACCACTTGCTGTTGAGCTTTGCCGTCTGCCGCTACCTTCGGGAGTAGACTTGATGCCCTTGTACGTCTTGTATTGAGACTCAGACATAGGTGAGCCATCAAAATTGGTAGGTAATGGGTGTGTGATAGCACATTCTTGACCTTGTTCAGATTTATCTGAGGAACGTCAGCACACTCGCATCCCTTTTTGGCTTGAGTCGGCTCACGATGTCGGGTCAAAGCGTCAAGACGAGCAAACTTCTTTCCACATCCTTCACATTCAAATAGTCGCAAACCCTCATGCAGAAGCATGTGTCGTTTACAATCATGTTGTCTGGCGAAACCGACGATAGCTAGACAAGATGCTGTTAATGAGAAATTGTACACGAAAGACCAACAAAATATACCTTTGGGGCAACCTTCGTAAAGACACTTAAACGGCCGTTCATCGTTGTGCGATCTCAGATGTCCCTTGAGATTAAAATGCCTTGTAAACGTACTTCCGCATCCAGGCACTGGTTCCGTGACATCAGCGCTTATCTTTTTACGACAGAAAAAGGCCCAATCATGGAACAGGGTGACTCACCCGGACATTTGAAGATCCCACTATTCGTCCTTCGACTCGTGCTGGCCACCTCTGTCGCTACACTGGtgaccttcatctttgccACTCTCGCTGGCGCCTGCTGCTCTTCATACAGTCCAGAAACTTGAAGTGGCGTAGCTGGTGCGATGATTGGATGACCAGGGTACATACTGTCTGGCATGTCCATGCGTGGTGAATggtgagagaaggatgagcCTTGAGAAGATATAGATAAAGCGGGTGATGCGGAGCGTattgaagatgttgatgaatGCCGAGAGTGGGACATTGCATGACCTCGATTGGAGGGGGGAAGCAATGAACCATCGTCGCCTGTAATACTTTGCAAGAACTCGGCGCTATGTGAACAAAAAGATAAAGATTACACAGCCTCAGCACAGCCCTTTTCAAGATAAAGCAAGATACACGATCTACTCCCCTGAAATCGCTTTGTGGCAATTTCCAGGAACTGATTGGAATCAAGGTACACAACGAAGGAAAGATACTCACGTTGAGCCACCAGCTCCCACTCCCCACCCTGtaccacctcttccaaaaTCTTCGCTCCTCGCAGCTCGCCTATGTCCCATATTCACGCCCCTAATTTGACCAACCGATTTACCCATGAATGGCGAACTAAACTCCATACCGTATCCAGGTGTTCCTGCCCCCATAGCAGGGTGTTCCCCACCGCCAAATGAGCGACGGCGAACGGTTGCATGAGACAGAGTGGGAGTAAGGAAATGTTGCTGTGCGGGTCCTGCTGTCGCGGGGTGACCAACCAGGCCCGGTCCAGGAACCTGACCGAATGCAGTCTGTGACCATGGGGCTGATACAGTACCGGACATTTCAGGAGTTGCATGAGGATATAGCCCCATCGATTGATAGAATGCCATAGATGTCGGTGAGAACTCGCCAGGTTCATACTTGGGAGGAGCTACGTTCGTGTTCAGAGAGAAGCGAGCGCGTTGAGCCTCTATTTGAGTGAGCTGATGCAATTGGTCGGGATCGAGTCTAGGCAACTGTCCAGTCTGCTGCTGCATGAGCAGCTGCTGATACACCGCTTCATtgctctctcttcctggcAATAATCTCGGATCAAGCGTAGGCTGGCTGCTGAGCTCGCCTCCTCCCAGGCCGGCCTTCCATGCGCTCACAGTATTGCGCCATTGCTCTGAGACATCAACATATCCAGGCTGCATCTCAACATTCGAAGGGGGCGGTTGAGCATTACCTGCGCCGATGAAAGCGAGGAACGCTTGTCGATCAAATGAATCAGCCGTAGGAGATGGTATGATGGAATCAGATTTGGCTCGTGGGCGACTCGGTCCTGCTATTCGCAAGGTATCGCTAGCCCAGCCTTGTTGTTCGTATGACTGCATCTGCGCCGCAAAATCCATGCCTTGCATTTCTACATCCTGATTGATCTGatctgaagatgatgtcCGTGGTAAAGGGTGCGATTGTGGAGGTGGAACGTTGAAACCGTCTTGCTGCTGATCCTGTTGActttctccttgtccttgcgGTCCTTGTCTCTGAGCACCTCCAGCCCGACGAAGAGCAGCATCAAATAGGCCTCTGCCTTCCTTCAATCCACTTATCGGTGTACTGGGTTGGATACAGATCATCGGTCCATCTGCATTGGGTGCAATAGGGCTGATACCCGCCATGCCAGTCAAATGTTCTAATGCTGGATTTGACGGCGGAAATAATCCTCCAGCGCCATTATTAGCATGTCTTGTGTGCGACTGATTCAATCCTTTGGAGTGATTGTTTGATGTGGATTGAGTCACAATACTGGGGAGAACAGGAGAATTGGGAATGATGAGAGCTGGAGGCGATTGCGGTTTGTTGAAAAATGGAGAGTTAGGGTTGGTACgtggtgaagaggatgcaCGAGGATAAGTGGGCTGCCCCATGCTTGGAGGTGAAACGACATGATTGGGCGCTTCTGTTTGCGATGCCTGTTGAGGTGGAAACGGGCTTGGCGATCGTGAAGCAGGAAAAGATTCTGTCCGCACATGGTTACCTGTCGAAGTCGGGACTATATTGGACTGTGATTGTTGAGGAAAAGGTGAAGTTGTTCTCGAAGGATACTGCGAAGGGTGGGAGGTGTTCGATATTCTAAAAACGTAAAACATGTTAGTATATCACATGTTGCAGGGTATTCTTGGACAGGGTCAAACGATCTTTTCAAGAGATACTTACACTCTTTGTAATTCGTTTTCAAAGGGACTTTCATCCCCCATCGTCAACATATCCTCCATCCCATTTGATTGACCCTCTCCTTGAGCatactgctgctgttgctccACTCCAATGAACTCTTGTCCCCATTCTccttgctgttgctgctgttgttgttgtggcCGGCCCTCACTTGCAGCGTCATGACTAAGATACGGAGAAACTTGATTAGAGAGCATTGTGTCATTCATTGAACTTGCTGTTCCAGGCGGCAAATAATCCATTCCGGTCGAGCCTGCGCCGGGTCCAGAGGACTGGAAAGAACTATATTGCGGCTGTTGAACGCTGGCATAGTGGACTGATTGTTCAGATATCCTGCCTTCTCCCCATGATGGCTGTTGTGAAGGTCGCTGAGGCTGATTACGAATTATTTGTTCTGGCCCAAACATGATGTCGCCTATAGGTGAAGAGTATCCATTACGTCCCAATCCGTTTCTCTCACCTCGCTTCGGCGCTGTCGCGATGAGCGTCGAATCTTCTTGTGGATTGAACGGCAGAGACTCCTTTCTCAATGActcttgtcttcttccgttGATCACACCGTAACCATCCGCAAGTCCAGACATCATATCTAAATATCGCTTATTACTGCTGTCCTTGCTTGGATCTCTCTGCTGCTTTCGAGTTTGCTCTGACAAGGATTGCGGTTCGTCGACAAGAGGAGCGTCCGAGTTGAACTGCTGGTGTTGCTGCAGTGCTGAGTAGGTGTAGTTGGcaaaggaggatgtggatgtggaggaggagcgaCGGACTGGTTGCTGGGCGAAGATGGCGTCGAAGGATGGGGGTGAGGCTGGATCTGCCATTTTTTTGGTGGATTATAGGGGCGACTGATAGAGTTAAGTGCGCCAGTCAAGGAGACGGCAACGGGCAGTTCCGACGGCTGTGCAAGATAACGGAGAAGTGGACGCTAGGAATGGCAGGGTGAATATAATGTATAGGGAGTGGATGCACAGGAATTACCTACTAGATATCTATCCGTTAATTGCTGGGTGTTGTTTATTAGAGTTGATTTATTATTGCGGGCTTCgtagtggtggtggggggTGGTGGGCGGAGGGGAGCGATCGGGACAGCCAACAAGCCGGCAAGGAACCACTGCCACGCGGTCAAGTCACGGGGAAAGTCCGAAAGTAGTGGAGAAATAATGGGCACACGGTGCGGGAGGCGGTGAAGGTGATGCAGCTCTGATGCCTTTGCGAGCgatggaaaaaggagacaaAAAGGGAGACCAGTTCCTCAGTGGCGATGCCATTAAGCGGGAAGCGGCAGTCGCCGGTAGGTATCCCGCTGTATTTATCGCCGGCCATTCGTCATCACCGAAAACCGAAAAGGCACGAGcttcctctcttcagcCTCCTCTGGGCAAAAGCGGGCATGCATGCCAGTACTACCCCTTCGGGTgaatcatcttcctttttcatctttGTTCTCCGGTCGTCTTAaccccttttcctttctcttttttacttccttcttcacgtttgcatcaccttcttcttctcgcgCGTTGCGCCTTGGCTAAATGCGTGGCGGGGGCTTGAGGCAAAAGATCTCACATGACCGAGTTCTACGTTTGTAATCGGTCGGAATCCCGCTCTTTTGTCGCGAATTTTCTAATGCTTTTTACCTCCACCCTAATAGAAACTATAACTAGAAAGCAATTCCTAATTCGCCTGCTAATAGAATTAATCAAATCCTATGATAAGAAATGATTTGTCGGGAATAGGTCGGGCGAAGACCAACAGCCAGAATGGGGATTTACAAATTCGCTCGCCGGAATACAAATCATTTTCAAAGTCCACGCACTAAAAAGCAAAATCGGGTACATAATTATGCATGCATATGATGCAGCAGTTTGACCGGAATAACGAACCAAGCTCATACTTCGTTGTTGtcctttgtcttctttctttctccccaaATCTCCCACCTAGCATAGCTTTACAAAATGAACACTGCTGGCTCAGTTGTGAGTGTCACGATCAGCACAACTGGTTCGGAAACTGACATGGACTTTCCAGGCTTACGGCTGGGGTGTAAGTCGGCAACTCTCCACCTTCACCCACACAAACCGACTTTTTTGGTCCCAGGATTAATACTAATAATCAAGCAATAGGCCCTCATCGTCGCTGCCGGTGTCAGCTTCTATTacgccaagaaggagattgacGCTCGTCGCAAGGAGGCTCAGATCAAGGGTACTAGGCCTATGGAAAAGCTCTCTTGTGCGTTACTCAAACCGAAGCCTTCACATGGTTCCATGCTAATGTAATGATGTGTTTGTCGCGTATATAGGGGAAGAGCGAATCGCTAGGGAGCAACAGCAGGGCGTGcaaccatcttccatcactGACCAACTAAAACAAGCATCAGCCAACAAGCCGTCAGGAGGGACTTAGCGTGGCCCATGCCACATGCTCGAAAGATCGGACCGGCGATTGTACACTATCTATGCTATTCATACATGATCTGCAGTGAGATGATCGTCATTCTCTATCAAAAATTACCATTACTTTGTCATTACACCaacatctcttcctccgttTCTTCTCTACTCTCCGTAAACTCGCCATTGCCTCCATCTTGTCCATCTGATTTTCCCTCGGCCACTTCTTTGGCCTTTTctacctcttctccaagcgCTTCGACTTTATCTGAAGCTTCTTGcgctttccttgctgcctCCTCGGCCGCTTCCTTTGCTTTTTCCTCAGCGTCTTGTGCGCTTTTGTCGGCCTGCTCGGATGTTTCGTTGGCCTGCTGCTCTGCTTCCTTTGCTTttctctccgcctcctcagcttcctcctttgccttcttctcagcttcctcagcttctttcttgagcttcttcaacctttcGAATTCCTGGACGCCAGGATCGGCACCTCGCCATCGGCCTGCCGAGGCAAATTATCAGTGATGGGAGAGTCAAAGCGGGTCAGGTTGCACGTACCAAAGAAGCCATGCCAGCTTGCTGCCCAATTGCGTTGTTGCTCGTCGCCGAACGGGCTCACACTCGAAAAGGACCCAGCGGGCAAGATCAAGACATCACCAACCCGCAGAGGGTCCTTTTTATGTATGAGATCGTCTGGCTTGAAGCCGTATCGGGAGATTAGATATCGGTAAACACAGTCAGAGCTAGATACCGGACGTTATCGGGGTGCAGTCTCGAGAGAATGTTATAGACTTACAAGACTCCTGGGCCAGTCCACTCGAGCTATGATCAAAATCAGCATGCATCAGGCCCTACTGCCCACGATACTCACAGCCGTCTCAGGAATGAACTCTTcaccattcttcttcgcctccttctccttcctcgccatctCTTCCGACTTGCGTAGAGTCCTTCCGAGAGCATCAAGGAACACTGGGTGACCAGGACGTGCCATGAAAGTCCATTGGGTGATCTGGACAGCTCGGCTCAGGCCGACTTCTCGCTTTGGTCCAACATAAGCACGACTGCGCCAACCGACTTTATCATTGCCCCTACTTACCCAGTTGTGCCAGCCAAAGTCTATAGCATCCGATTCCACGCTGACCACCAAAGAAGGCTGACCGAGCTCGGCTCCATCATCTACTAATGGTCCGTCGTAAATGGTGGATTTGCCAGTCGAGACATCTACGTCGAGCTCTTCATCGATAGTACCAGCATCGtcaggagagaaggaggagagggggtgggaggaaggaagatgaggagaggTGGATATGGAGAGGATACGGGAGAGGTGGGTGAGAAGGGGGGAGGTGTGGTGGTTGTATGGGTGACCCCATTGGTCAGCGTGAATGATGGGCGCGGCTAGGGGAAAGGACGTCAGTGCATAATGTCTCAGGCTAAAACGCGATCGAAAGGCATACTGTCGCTATAAGACACGACACGTCAGCATGTTTCAAGGCCTGGTGCCTCAGAGATCTGGACTTCCTGACTCACCTGTCAGTGTAGATACCCCCTTCCACCAGCATCGCCTGCGCCCGTAGTTAATGCCTGTGCTTAATTACGAGCTAGCGCATCGCTCACCATGTATCGGAACACATCCGTCTTGAGCACCTGCCTCGGGAGATTCTTCCAAATCTTCTCAGCCTTGGTTCCGCCAAACATTCCCCTCACCCAGTTTTTCAAAGCATTGTCATCGTAGTACTTGATTTCCCACTCTGGCATTATTTCTTTCCACCTTTGGAACTGCCACGGTAAATCATCCACAGACTTCTCTGTTGTCATGACCTGGTTTGGTCTGGGAGGTAAGGGCGCGATCGGTGGCCTCAGCGATAGCCTCGAGAGGACGATcgggagaaaagagggcGGCGGATTCGGGGGTGGTGTACCTGGGGGCAAAAGGTACTCTTTATAAGTCTCCAGTAGTTCAGCTGTGTATGCGGATAAGGAAATGTTTCCAATCTTGAGACCATACTCTTCATAATCATGTTTGGCGTCATAACCTTGTTGAAGTTCTTCGATATGAGCGAGCATATACCTCTCAATTCCGCGGACAGGGACAACGTCCGGCAGTTGTCCCTCCCATGCAAACCCCTCACCCGAGGGCACATCCTCATCGACCTCTTCGCTATCTCCCCAGCCAATCCATTCTTTCATTTTACCAACATTACCTTTGTTTGCCGGTATCTTTGGCTGCGAAGTTGCAGCACTCTCGTCGCTCGCATCTGTCCCCGGCCAAAAGCAATGTGTGGCAGGGGACGTGTAGTCGTATATCGAAGATCTAGGGAGGgtcgatgaggatgacgaggagcgttcgaagaggagaaaagtCGAGCCTAGGAGAAAtaggaggagaagaggcgaa
This genomic interval carries:
- a CDS encoding expressed protein, producing the protein MKNLIFRTSLTMTLGFLETLLDKKTKSRISETFVNISAKFVDEQMLCGESLGVLDHCCRLFEIVGLPPPTAEVELDEYLYKAFFRGVIIILRDFKSNLPRNDRSNNYTQIVHDNLGLLDAVWLFIHTADFYLLETFWDVAMMLVEVCEADAEGLVVALWCQALEVEVDKAEDEDRNGDMKWRELSRKRKQRFISNGNRLFDARDTRIGHEDLPRATMSDLNEAWKYGKELLCPRMP
- a CDS encoding expressed protein yields the protein MYGAEDSELKAVRASKRPERRKKRPKEIVFPDLDLSKIRREVVNRPHRRRSRGAVIQQLKLRCDGPEKSENQVVGVSEAGYEESGIGAGYEARYGSRSAKS
- a CDS encoding expressed protein, translated to MNTAGSVAYGWGALIVAAGVSFYYAKKEIDARRKEAQIKGTRPMEKLSWEERIAREQQQGVQPSSITDQLKQASANKPSGGT
- a CDS encoding oxidoreductase, putative, whose translation is MSNVFPYPARKVQGYPTFLPEQPQPIGSLLDDNEYKQNKNPPKLFQPITIRGVTFHNRAFVAPMCMYSSDQGRATDHHFVHLGSMALRGWGSIMVEATAVVPEGRISPEDMGLWDDSQIAELQRIVKYIHANKGIIGIQIAHAGRKASTPAPWNEREANEKGHSKGSVVPEENGGWPSKVVAPSEISFLEGDYPDPIEASIEYLESLKKAYADTVERCSKIGFDFIEIHGAHGYFLHEFVDPISNKRTDKYGGSLENRLRLPLEIAEIVRQKWDKPLFYRLSATDWLEESLGKEKNANGEWVWWGIEQTTAFVGKLAELGVDLVDVSSGGNDLRQKIAPGPSYQLPFAAHLKKTYPDLLIGSVGIITDAEQANDILEQGKADVILIGRQLLRNLDWPLDAAVELGVAVAPAVQYERAWTRMLVKRETHDHTSKKHGVTELQGQEGQETKTPPGEHSSIP
- a CDS encoding glycosyltransferase, putative encodes the protein MLSLLSSRYTRYSPLLLLFLLGSTFLLFERSSSSSSTLPRSSIYDYTSPATHCFWPGTDASDESAATSQPKIPANKGNVGKMKEWIGWGDSEEVDEDVPSGEGFAWEGQLPDVVPVRGIERYMLAHIEELQQGYDAKHDYEEYGLKIGNISLSAYTAELLETYKEYLLPPGTPPPNPPPSFLPIVLSRLSLRPPIAPLPPRPNQVMTTEKSVDDLPWQFQRWKEIMPEWEIKYYDDNALKNWVRGMFGGTKAEKIWKNLPRQVLKTDVFRYMAMLVEGGIYTDSDTAPIIHADQWGHPYNHHTSPLLTHLSRILSISTSPHLPSSHPLSSFSPDDAGTIDEELDVDVSTGKSTIYDGPLVDDGAELGQPSLVVSVESDAIDFGWHNWREVGLSRAVQITQWTFMARPGHPVFLDALGRTLRKSEEMARKEKEAKKNGEEFIPETALEWTGPGVFSDCVYRYLISRYGFKPDDLIHKKDPLRVGDVLILPAGSFSSVSPFGDEQQRNWAASWHGFFGRWRGADPGVQEFERLKKLKKEAEEAEKKAKEEAEEAERKAKEAEQQANETSEQADKSAQDAEEKAKEAAEEAARKAQEASDKVEALGEEVEKAKEVAEGKSDGQDGGNGEFTESREETEEEMLV